From a region of the Spelaeicoccus albus genome:
- a CDS encoding ABC transporter substrate-binding protein, with protein sequence MKRATFLRGAAAMAAAATVSSCSSEGSGNKSSGKSDNWEIPQKDPTATITVVGQRAKSGTSGMDPVLKAFHKAHPTITVKYQQIPFKNLNSVLASRITDKTGNPDVFWTDQPRVAAYATKGYLADLTDQFGDLTSALVPTTVDACKFQGKLWSLPLGNSSQVLYYNPALLEKAGVKPPSADPAKRITWQQLAKDAKRVQDKGGAKYGMLFGQPNRYYQLEPLPASDGGGIGAKGKHNLTVDVNNPQWVETMNFYGSLFDKKISPKSITPEQTGPTFIAGHTGYFWHTQNWVTWITEQAKFEWGGGLTPVWEGGTPYTPTGSWGIGLNPYSKNKEAAAIFMKWLAIDGVGGFGKSMEWSIMPANKKGVEKYLASEPYTGSAGGKAAAKIIDYESKNTAQARVATVGYVEFETLIEEAFSDISNGTDAKKALDTAQQKITSAWKKYQ encoded by the coding sequence ATGAAGCGCGCAACATTCCTCCGCGGTGCCGCCGCAATGGCAGCAGCCGCGACAGTTTCGAGCTGCAGCAGCGAGGGCTCCGGAAATAAGAGTTCCGGCAAGTCCGACAACTGGGAGATCCCACAGAAGGACCCCACCGCGACGATCACCGTCGTCGGCCAGCGGGCGAAGTCCGGCACCTCGGGTATGGACCCGGTGCTCAAGGCCTTCCACAAGGCTCATCCAACGATTACCGTCAAATACCAGCAGATCCCTTTCAAGAACCTCAACAGCGTCCTGGCTTCGAGGATCACTGACAAGACCGGGAACCCCGACGTCTTTTGGACTGACCAGCCGCGCGTGGCGGCGTACGCCACCAAAGGCTATCTTGCCGATCTCACCGATCAGTTCGGAGATCTCACGTCGGCGCTGGTGCCGACAACTGTCGACGCGTGTAAGTTCCAGGGCAAGCTGTGGTCGCTGCCATTGGGCAACTCATCACAAGTCCTCTACTACAACCCGGCACTGCTGGAAAAGGCCGGCGTGAAGCCGCCGTCGGCGGATCCAGCCAAGCGGATCACCTGGCAGCAGTTGGCGAAGGACGCCAAGCGGGTTCAGGACAAGGGCGGGGCGAAGTACGGCATGCTGTTCGGCCAACCCAACCGCTACTACCAACTCGAACCGCTACCCGCCTCTGACGGGGGTGGCATCGGAGCCAAGGGAAAGCACAATCTGACAGTGGACGTCAACAATCCCCAGTGGGTCGAGACGATGAACTTCTACGGTTCGCTGTTCGATAAGAAAATCTCGCCCAAGAGCATCACACCGGAACAGACGGGCCCGACCTTCATCGCCGGGCATACCGGCTACTTCTGGCACACTCAGAACTGGGTGACGTGGATCACCGAGCAGGCGAAATTCGAGTGGGGCGGTGGATTGACGCCGGTGTGGGAGGGCGGCACGCCATACACGCCCACCGGCTCGTGGGGCATCGGGCTTAACCCATACTCCAAGAACAAGGAGGCTGCCGCGATCTTCATGAAGTGGCTCGCAATTGACGGCGTGGGCGGCTTCGGCAAGAGCATGGAATGGTCAATCATGCCGGCCAACAAGAAAGGCGTTGAGAAATACCTCGCCAGCGAGCCTTACACCGGCTCGGCCGGGGGCAAGGCGGCGGCAAAGATCATCGATTACGAGTCGAAGAACACTGCCCAGGCGCGAGTCGCCACAGTGGGCTACGTCGAGTTCGAGACGCTCATCGAGGAGGCGTTCTCGGACATCTCGAACGGCACTGACGCGAAAAAGGCGCTGGATACGGCGCAACAGAAGATTACGTCGGCGTGGAAAAAGTACCAGTAA